From a region of the Ascochyta rabiei chromosome 22, complete sequence genome:
- a CDS encoding pre-mRNA cleavage and polyadenylation factor (CPF) complex subunit, with protein sequence MEREPYQHQFEGGPRARPKRAVTDYGATTVQWMRNRRPRYKHTATAEMERPSASYIVDMQPPAARLASAAESIPAKAVHSSLNKVKHPINVVKWTPEGRRLLTGSTSGEFTLWNGMGFNFETIMQAHEAAIRCVEYTHTDDWLLSADQTGVVKYWQTNFNNVKEMQAHTEAVRGLAIAPTDSKFVTCADDTTLKIWDFASSQEEQTLTGHGWEVKSVDWHPHKGLLVSGSKDHQVKFWDPRTGRCLTTLHGHKNPIAKTIFEPTQGNLLATCARDHTARIFDLRMMRDVLLLRGHEKDIITMAWHPMHKNLLSTGGVDGSIHHYLLDEQNAPAATAPTLSPYDSADPQNAPAQAIYPAHSIPYAHDFTVWTLDWHPLGHILASGSNDRVTRFWTRPRPGDTKYPEDRYHIGQAAAEANGTFDRGHGRRQRAEEEEQEAEDEAEGLVDQKLPSKTAGVGSLPFLPPGLNLPGLAPTNPDGSSSALPGIGGVSHPGMPPLPPPPTGMNPFAGGPPPPFPGGMPAGMDPSRLAALLQSGAVPPPPPLAHHGGPPQHQPPFPPQQGAPPQFPPGPPPNFQFPPGMPPGFPPPGFPQGLPPGFPPPPQGFAPPGIQMAAQNGGPVRGQNGGQNDGQNGWERKRAPLPDQNDALQAEMRQGRYRKAR encoded by the exons ATGGAGCGCGAGCCCTACCAGCACCAGTTCGAGGGCGGCCCGCGCGCGCGACCGAAGC GCGCCGTGACCGACTATGGCGCGACGACCGTGCAGTGGATGCGCAACCGCCGCCCGCGGTACAAGCACACGGCCACGGCGGAGATGGAGCGGCCGAGCGCAAGCTACATTGTCGACATGCagccgcccgccgcccgcctcGCCAGTGCGGCCGAGTCGATACCGGCCAAAGCGGTGCATTCGTCCCTTAACAAGGTCAAGCACCCCATCAACGTCGTCAAGTGGACGCCCGAGGGCCGCCGCCTGCTCACGGGCTCCACCAGCGGCGAGTTCACGCTGTGGAACGGCATGGGCTTCAACTTCGAGACCATCATGCAGGCCCACGAGGCGGCCATCCGCTGCGTCGAGTACACCCACACCGACGACTGGCTGCTGTCGGCCGACCAGACGGGCGTCGTCAAGTACTGGCAGACCAACTTCAACAACGTCAAGGAGATGCAGGCCCACACCGAAGCCGTGCGTGGCCTGGCCATTGCACCGACCGACTCCAAGTTCGTCACGTGCGCCGACGACACCACGCTGAAGATCTGGGACTTTGCCTCGAGCCAGGAGGAGCAGACCCTCACCGGCCACGGCTGGGAGGTCAAGTCGGTCGACTGGCACCCCCACAAGGGTCTGCTGGTCTCGGGCTCCAAGGACCACCAGGTCAAGTTCTGGGACCCGCGCACAGGCCGCTGCCTCACCACGCTGCATGGACACAAGAACCCAATAGCAAAGACCATCTTCGAGCCCACCCAGGGCAACCTGCTCGCCACCTGTGCGCGTGACCACACCGCCCGCATCTTCGACCTGCGCATGATGCGCGACGTCCTGCTCCTGCGCGGCCACGAAAAGGACATCATCACCATGGCCTGGCACCCCATGCACAAGAACCTCCTCTCCACCGGCGGCGTCGACGGCAGCATCCACCACTACCTCCTTGATGAGCAGAATGCTCCCGCTGCCACGGCGCCCACCCTCTCCCCCTACGACTCCGCCGACCCGCAGAACGCACCTGCGCAGGCCATCTACCCCGCCCACAGCATCCCATACGCACACGACTTCACCGTCTGGACCCTCGACTGGCACCCGCTCGGGCACATCCTCGCCTCAGGCTCAAACGACCGCGTCACACGCTTCTGGACCCGCCCGCGCCCCGGCGACACAAAGTACCCCGAGGACAGATACCACATCGGCCAGGCCGCCGCCGAAGCAAACGGCACCTTTGACCGCGGCCACGGGCGCCGCCAGCGCGCagaagaggaagagcagGAAGCCGAAGACGAAGCCGAGGGCCTCGTCGACCAGAAGCTCCCTTCGAAAACTGCAGGCGTTGGCTCCCTCCCATTCCTGCCCCCAGGTCTCAACCTGCCCGGCCTCGCGCCCACAAATCCAGACGGCAGCTCCAGCGCCCTCCCGGGCATCGGCGGTGTTTCGCATCCTGGCATGCCACCCCTTCCCCCTCCCCCAACAGGCATGAACCCCTTCGCCGGTGGCCCACCGCCACCCTTCCCCGGCGGCATGCCCGCAGGCATGGACCCAAGCCGTCTGGCAGCCCTCCTCCAGTCCGGCGCCGTACCACCACCTCCCCCGCTAGCACACCATGGCGGACCTCCCCAACACCAACCGCCCTTTCCCCCACAGCAGGGCGCACCACCACAATTTCCACCCGGccccccaccaaacttccAGTTCCCACCCGGTATGCCGCCCGGCTTCCCCCCACCCGGCTTCCCACAAGGGCTGCCCCCCGGCTTCCCCCCACCACCACAAGGCTTCGCGCCGCCGGGCATCCAGATGGCAGCGCAAAACGGCGGACCTGTTCGCGGGCAGAATGGCGGGCAAAATGATGGTCAAAACGGCTGGGAGAGGAAGAGAGCGCCGCTGCCGGATCAGAACGACGCGCTGCAGGCCGAGATGCGCCAGGGGCGGTATCGCAAGGCTAGGTAG
- a CDS encoding Ribosome-releasing factor 2, mitochondrial, which produces MLGGPCHHRARRGPGQLHQCIICSSRAACIPPSSAHHLHSSTDFGMWVGWARCARRVVRRDVKAPRRLLSTQTPHADLLSQTTRNIGIVAHIDAGKTTTTERMLYYSGYTRRIGDVDEGSTVTDFLPAERARGITIQSAAITFHWPPQEPGPKPPQAPESFDSLSPSTFPHNVNLIDTPGHADFTFEVLRSLRVLDGAVCILDGVAGVEAQTEKVWTQAGNYRIPRIIFVNKLDRVGAAFARTVKEIGVRLHGWPAICQIPWWQGGNGDFVGVGDVVNLRGMLWQLGGDGRAIQAFGLEELDKTDAKFAQEIRKARIALVEILSEHDDAMVEAFLEHDEDHLAIPALLVWQSLRRLVLQSSQTVIPVFAGASFRNIGVQPLLDATVDLLPSPLERPDPEISISGQSSTLSTLLTASAAAQPAKAAKKPQQSKDLAVPDVKNLAACALAFKVVNDTKRGVLVYVRVYSGSLDKGATLYNTNLGLAERAPRLLKMYANDAVEVDSIGPGQIGVITGLKHARTGDTLIVYRGLQMKGTPPGGLNTLQLRPINVPPPVFFTSIEPHSLSEQKHVHESLAILLREDPSLHLSIDEESGQTHLAGMGDLHLEIARDRLLNDFKAKARIGKIEIGYRETITSATSPYTYELDKPIAGKQAKASITASVEPLDDSMIVPGTQVETEIEDGPFETTFTLPDNNKLSISHPRLSRHDSASHKAHIPPHLSLPGILHSFQAGASAALARGPFNGFPVANTRVRIDLDAGATLFPETTPTALSMATRAAVNASLRTSIAASPPSFMEPVMNVTIFVHESSLGAVVQDISSARGGQVLSLDGTESIATSTSTEDLPRIDPNLIYTPPDPFASGTGDMSSGLADSQRQIVARVPLKEMVGYLNHLRALTGGRATFVMSVDGFEKMGSQRQKDVLDSMREF; this is translated from the exons ATGCTTGGCGGCCCTTGCCATCATCGGGCAAGGCGCGGCCCTGGACAGCTGCATCAGTGCATCATCTGCTCATCACGTGCTGCCTGCATCCCACCGTCCAGTGCCCACCACCTACACTCCAGTACAGACTTTGGCATGTGGGTTGGATGGGCGCGTTGTGCTCGTCGAGTCGTCCGGCGTGATGTGAAGGCGCCACGGAGGCTGCTCTCCACCCAGACACCTCACGCAGACCTCCTGTCACAGACCACCCGTAACATCGGCATTGTCGCCCACATCGATGCA GGAAAGACAACGACAACAGAGCGCATGCTCTACTACAGTGGCTACACGCGACGAATAGGAG ATGTCGACGAGGGATCCACGGTGACCGACTTTCTGCCTGCTGAACGAGCCCGTGGAATCACCATTCAGTCTGCAGCAATCACCTTCCATTGGCCACCACAGGAACCAGGCCCAAAGCCTCCTCAAGCACCTGAATCATTTGACTCCCTCTCTCCTTCAACATTCCCGCACAATGTAAACTTGATCGACACGCCTGGCCACGCAGACTTTACATTTGAGGTCCTGCGCTCTCTCCGTGTGTTAGACGGGGCTGTCTGCATTCTGGACGGCGTGGCTGGCGTGGAGGCCCAAACTGAGAAAGTCTGGACCCAGGCTGGCAACTACCGCATCCCCAGAATCATCTTCGTCAACAAGCTTGACCGAGTTGGTGCTGCCTTTGCGAGGACCGTGAAAGAGATCGGCGTCCGGCTCCATGGCTGGCCTGCTATCTGTCAGATTCCGTGGTGGCAAGGTGGCAATGGAGACTTTGTCGGTGTCGGCGATGTCGTCAACCTCCGCGGTATGCTGTGGCAGCTAGGAGGAGACGGGAGAGCCATCCAGGCGTTTGGTCTAGAAGAGCTCGACAAGACCGATGCAAAGTTCGCTCAAGAGATCAGGAAGGCCAGAATTGCTCTGGTCGAGATTCTGAGCGAGCACGACGATGCCATGGTCGAGGCCTTCCTGGAACACGATGAAGACCACCTGGCCATACCGGCCTTGCTGGTCTGGCAGTCGCTTCGACGGCTAGTGCTACAGAGCAGTCAGACTGTTATACCAGTCTTCGCAGGTGCCAGCTTCCGCAATATCGGTGTTCAACCCCTGCTGGATGCGACCGTCGACTTGCTTCCGTCACCTCTCGAGCGCCCAGATCCAGAGATCAGCATCTCAGGCCAGAGCAGCACTTTATCCACTCTCCTTACCGCATCAGCAGCCGCCCAACCTGCGAAAGCGGCCAAGAAGCCACAACAGTCGAAAGATTTGGCGGTTCCTGACGTCAAGAATCTCGCAGCTTGTGCCCTGGCCTTCAAGGTGGTCAACGACACCAAACGAGGTGTGCTGGTGTACGTGCGCGTCTACTCTGGGTCTCTGGACAAGGGCGCAACTCTCTACAACACAAACCTGGGACTCGCCGAACGCGCGCCACGTCTGCTCAAGATGTATGCCAACGATGCTGTAGAGGTCGACAGCATCGGGCCTGGCCAGATTGGCGTGATCACAGGCCTCAAGCACGCAAGGACTGGCGATACACTGATAGTGTACAGAGGCCTGCAGATGAAGGGAACTCCTCCAGGCGGGCTGAACACCCTGCAGCTGAGACCCATCAACGTACCACCACCTGTCTTCTTTACAAGTATTGAACCACACAGCCTTAGCGAGCAGAAGCACGTCCACGAGAGTCTGGCGATACTGCTACGTGAAGATCCTAGCTTGCACCTCTCCATCGATGAAGAGTCGGGGCAGACGCATCTTGCAGGCATGGGCGACCTGCATCTCGAGATCGCACGCGACCGTCTTCTCAACGACTTCAAAGCCAAGGCGCGCATAGGCAAGATCGAGATCGGGTATCGCGAGACCATCACTTCAGCGACATCACCGTACACTTACGAGCTCGACAAACCTATTGCAGGGAAACAAGCCAAGGCGAGCATCACAGCCTCGGTCGAGCCCTTGGATGACAGCATGATCGTTCCCGGTACCCAGGTCGAGACAGAGATTGAAGATGGCCCTTTCGAGACGACGTTCACCCTCCCCGACAACAACAAGCTGTCCATCTCCCACCCTAGGCTCTCCCGCCACGACTCTGCTTCTCACAAAGCTCACATTCCACCCCACCTCTCGCTCCCAGGCATCCTTCACTCCTTCCAAGCCGGCGCCTCCGCAGCCCTGGCCCGCGGTCCCTTCAACGGCTTCCCCGTCGCCAACACACGCGTCCGCATCGACCTCGACGCCGGCGCAACGCTCTTCCCAGAAACAACGCCCACCGCGCTGTCGATGGCAACGCGCGCAGCCGTGAATGCAAGCCTACGCACCTCGATCGCCGCAAGCCCACCCTCATTCATGGAGCCTGTCATGAACGTGACAATATTCGTGCACGAATCCTCCCTCGGCGCTGTGGTGCAGGACATCTCGTCTGCGCGGGGTGGACAGGTGCTTTCCCTCGACGGCACCGAGTCCATCGCTACCTCGACGTCCACGGAGGATCTGCCACGCATCGATCCGAACCTGATCTACACGCCGCCCGATCCGTTCGCGAGCGGCACAGGCGACATGAGCAGTGGACTCGCAGACAGCCAGCGGCAGATCGTGGCGCGGGTGCCGCTGAAGGAGATGGTGGGGTACTTGAACCACCTGCGTGCGCTGACGGGCGGGCGCGCCACGTTCGTGATGAGCGTCGACGGGTTCGAGAAGATGGGGTCGCAGCGGCAGAAGGACGTGTTGGATAGCATGAGGGAGTTTTAG
- a CDS encoding Sorting nexin, cytoplasm-to-vacuole targeting pathway/endosomal sorting has protein sequence MWDDEDNNPYGSFARHDSNTSDVTGLASPAALPYRPATPPSEASSPAQDSPEYVAQRDMSDIDYDEDQQSEEPVAPKKGGYDARVEQWLYENPGQLILITEAGKDNVNFIQYTISCGGLEVKRRYSEFASLRATLVSLHPTLIIPPIPEKHSMADYAARPTKAKEDAGIIELRKRMLAVFLNRCRAMKEVMEDGVFWRFLDPHTSWNEVLSSAPVANIPKQILKAPPLDTANPSQAHSYLPVPSSSAKLKSSGPTSSSGTPTSPPSHAALPSAAAHTTPGPQVFGRFPPESRDLSEEELDPYFVNFEQSSKELEHLLQGPMEKVNRRLLTHLSAWGDDMADLGARFNAFSLSEQSQSLAAAIEKTGQAVDSTYVSTTELSSSLSASFAEPMRESAQFAGVVRAVLKYRILKRIQEDMTKDELEKKRNLLESLERSEAESKRLEQHLSGVGHQPPTRSRATSHSSQRSDNSEPRRSAEVDRASIDSDFPPTHGDGSPPSSHQGAPDSPDLNSHPGSLHKKTASGNFVTNKLFGSITHAFRGMADVDPEKTRRDQIGKTRDSLVQLEQALGVAEKDTKDASSGVMKDLRRFQEEKENDLRRYMMEFAQCHIDWAKRNKAAWEEARAEANNIQHPADEYPRTANDV, from the exons ATGTGGGACGACGAGGATAACAATCCGTACGGGTCCTTTGCCCGCCATGATTCCAATACCTCCGATGTGACTGGGCTAGCCTCCCCTGCTGCCT TACCCTATCGACCGGCAACGCCGCCCTCCGAGGCCTCGTCCCCCGCGCAGGATTCGCCCGAATATGTCGCGCAGAGAGACATGAGCGATATCGACTACGACGAGGACCAGCAGAGCGAAGAGCCTGTTGCGCCCAAGAAAGGGGGCTACGACGCGCGCGTGGAGCAATGGCTGTACGAGAACCCAGGGCAGCTTATCCTCATCACCGAGGCAGGGAAAGACAACGTCAACTTCATACAATACACAATCAGCTGCGGC GGCCTCGAAGTAAAGCGCAGGTACTCCGAGTTCGCTTCGTTACGAGCGACGCTGGTCAGCCTGCACCCAACCCTCATCATACCTCCGATCCCCGAGAAGCATTCCATGGCAGACTACGCTGCACGGCCGACAAAAGCAAAGGAGGATGCTGGCATCATAGAGCTGAGGAAGCGCATGCTGGCAGTCTTCCTCAACCGATGTAGGGCTATGAAGGAAGTCATGGAGGACGGTGTCTTCTGGCGATTCCTCGACCCACACACGAGCTGG AACGAGGTACTGAGCAGTGCGCCGGTCGCCAACATCCCCAAGCAGATCCTGAAAGCACCGCCGCTGGATACCGCGAACCCCAGTCAAGCGCACAGCTATCTCCCTGTCCCATCCTCATCTGCCAAGCTGAAGTCTTCCGGTCCTACATCCAGCTCTGGTACGCCCACATCACCACCGAGTCACGCCGCCCTCCCTTCGGCCGCTGCGCATACAACACCTGGGCCACAGGTCTTTGGACGATTCCCTCCAGAGTCGCGCGATTTGTCAGAAGAGGAGCTGGATCCATACTTTGTCAACTTCGAGCAATCATCAAAAGAGCTGGAACATCTGCTGCAAGGGCCAATGGAGAAGGTCAACAGGCGATTGCTCACCCACTTGTCGGCCTGGGGCGACGATATGGCAGATCTGGGCGCGCGCTTCAATGCCTTCTCGCTATCGGAACAGTCACAATCGCTTGCCGCCGCGATAGAAAAGACTGGGCAGGCGGTCGACTCTACCTACGTGTCCACGACCGAGTTATCCTCTTCCCTCAGCGCAAGTTTCGCCGAACCCATGCGCGAAAGCGCACAGTTTGCTGGGGTCGTTCGAGCTGTCTTGAAATACCGCATCCTGAAGCGGATACAAGAAGACATGACCAAAGACGAACTCGAGAAGAAGCGGAACCTCCTTGAATCTCTCGAGCGCAGCGAAGCAGAATCCAAGCGCCTTGAGCAGCACCTCAGCGGCGTCGGCCACCAACCCCCTACACGGAGTCGTGCAACTTCGCACAGCTCGCAACGCAGCGACAACTCCGAGCCCAGGCGAAGCGCAGAGGTTGACCGGGCGTCAATCGATTCGGATTTCCCGCCTACGCATGGCGATGGATCACCGCCGTCGAGTCACCAAGGAGCACCAGATAGCCCGGACCTCAACTCGCACCCAGGCAGCTTGCACAAGAAGACAGCCAGTGGGAACTTTGTCACAAACAAGCTATTTGGCTCCATCACACATGCATTCCGAGGTATGGCGGATGTCGATCCAGAGAAGACCAGGCGGGATCAGATCGGCAAGACGAGAGACAGTCTGGTGCAG CTCGAGCAAGCCCTGGGCGTCGCAGAAAAAGACACCAAAGACGCCAGCTCCGGCGTCATGAAAGACCTCCGCCGATTCCaggaagaaaaggaaaacgACTTGCGCCGCTACATG ATGGAATTCGCACAGTGCCACATCGACTGGGCGAAACGCAACAAAGCGGCTTGGGAGGAAGCAAGGGCCGAAGCCAATAATATCCAGCACCCGGCGGACGAGTATCCGCGGACTGCAAACGACGTGTAG
- a CDS encoding Vacuolar protein sorting-associated protein 17, whose protein sequence is MDYSNNDTEYPGGSSPWASSPQHNRAPFGQPPTSDLPSSPLPPPASPYGQDSGQYGYIGDHTQQSRPGAASTDNGEPYRSAQQQPQQPPQPPQPPPGQDAPQLPQHPNAPQQAPEPGQQPQQPQQPQRYHASRPQRQQQQHYKLQAKVTGLERNGKKDPIIRFDVYTNLPKFRTTQFRDVRRVHTEFVKLGEHLISACPEAIVPAVPPATTSAGAGTDEDEARLKAAVQRWLNVVCSNDILIRDEEMVFFVESDFGYSPVVRRKQPATGVRRKVIKQFAPPPDDTPELAAARPIVKAFYLGTMEAEQKVEKVVKHRRNLGVAESDLGAKFAALHAQETHVGLAHAYKKLGKVIQATGDFHAAQGTAEATTLGDPLQYHSSDAFIAKETLTNRHILLRELLQAQSATKSKLSAADRLKASSSVKRDKVDEAIAQLDEARSHEQYLTSKAQRVTANLLQEQRKWFDRTAADMRQAIREYVIREIEAERRTLATLESVRPDIRAIDGSGGLSRLGREAHPTQRRVSLANSQGPKGDAWSGVPRRPGDGLNRSVSGSIPAALPEGDEEDEEESEHGRKRASSKAASTTAGEEDDDRIDAKNAASRLATTTF, encoded by the exons ATGGACTACTCCAACAACGACACCGAGTACCCGGGCGGCTCCAGCCCGTGGGCCTCGTCGCCGCAGCACAATCGCGCGCCGTTCGGCCAGCCTCCCACCAGCGACCTCCCCTCCTCCCCGCTGCCTCCGCCCGCGTCTCCGTACGGCCAGGACTCCGGGCAATATGGATACATCGGCGACCACACCCAGCAGAGCCGCCCGGGCGCTGCTTCGACGGACAACGGCGAGCCCTACCGCTCTGCGCAACAGCAGCCGCAACAGCCGCCGCAGCCGCCGCAGCCGCCGCCCGGCCAGGATGCGCCGCAGCTCCCCCAGCACCCCAACGCGCCCCAGCAGGCTCCGGAGCCCGGCCAGCAGCCCCAGCAGCCCCAGCAGCCCCAGCGATACCACGCATCTCGCCCCCagcgccagcagcagcagcactaCAAGCTCCAGGCAAAGGTCACGGGACTCGAGCGCAACGGCAAGAAGGACCCCATAATACGCTTCGACGTCTAC ACCAACCTGCCCAAGTTCAGGACCACCCAGTTCCGCGACGTGCGACGAGTGCACACCGAGTTCGTGAAGCTCGGCGAGCACCTGATCTCGGCCTGTCCCGAGGCCATCGTGCCCGCAGTGCCGCCAGCCACGACATCTGCAGGCGCGGGAACCGACGAAGATGAGGCGCGCTTGAAGGCGGCCGTACAGCGGTGGCTGAACGTCGTCTGCAGCAACGACATTCTCATCCGCGACGAGGAGATGGTCTTCTTTGTCGAGAGCGACTTTGGATACAGCCCCGTGGTGCGGAGGAAGCAACCCGCGACCGGCGTTCGCCGCAAGGTCATCAAGCAGTTTGCGCCGCCTCCAGACGACACCCCAGAGCTCGCCGCTGCCCGTCCGATTGTGAAGGCCTTCTACCTGGGCACAATGGAGGCCGAGCAGAAGGTCGAGAAGGTCGTCAAGCACAGGAGAA ACCTTGGTGTTGCCGAGTCGGACCTTGGTGCCAAGTTCGCCGCACTGCACGCCCAGGAGACGCACGTAGGACTGGCCCACGCCTACAAGAAGCTGGGCAAGGTCATCCAAGCCACCGGCGACTTCCACGCCGCCCAAGGCACAGCCGAAGCAACCACCCTCGGCGACCCCCTCCAATACCACAGCAGCGACGCCTTCATTGCTAAAGAGACCCTCACGAACCGCCACATCCTGCTCCGCGAGCTCCTTCAAGCGCAATCAGCCACCAAATCAAAGCTTTCAGCCGCCGACAGACTGAAGGCTAGCTCCAGCGTCAAGCGCGACAAGGTCGACGAAGCCATCGCCCAGCTCGACGAAGCCCGTAGCCACGAACAATACCTGACCTCGAAAGCGCAACGCGTGACCGCAAACCTGCTCCAGGAGCAGAGGAAATGGTTCGACCGCACTGCAGCCGACATGCGCCAGGCGATCCGCGAGTATGTCATTCGCGAAATCGAAGCCGAGCGCCGCACACTGGCTACCCTCGAGTCTGTCCGCCCAGACATACGCGCCATCGACGGCAGCGGCGGTCTCTCGAGGCTGGGCCGCGAAGCTCATCCCACCCAGCGCCGCGTCTCGCTCGCAAACTCCCAAGGCCCCAAGGGCGATGCGTGGTCCGGCGTGCCGCGGCGACCGGGCGATGGGCTGAACAGGAGCGTGAGCGGCAGCATTCCTGCCGCGCTCCCCGAGGGGGACgaagaggacgaggaggagtCGGAACATGGACGCAAGCGCGCATCGAGCAAAGCAGCGAGTACCACGGCAGGCGAGGAGGACGATGACCGCATTGACGCCAAGAACGCAGCGAGCCGACTGGCGACCACGACTTTCTAG